In Halictus rubicundus isolate RS-2024b unplaced genomic scaffold, iyHalRubi1_principal scaffold1379, whole genome shotgun sequence, the following are encoded in one genomic region:
- the LOC143365137 gene encoding uncharacterized protein LOC143365137, with product MEDIITGKNVPDSSWSEAKRQEWELLDTKVQKAIILSIDRKMLMHLLNCKTSREMLDKLTSIYGKDTEQKKCALLQEFFNYSFVKESDIATHVSTLENLPCRLHSLNQTIDDTMLITKILATLPAQYVHFASAWDSTPLAEKTLSNLIARLQREENRLKLEETAQENLAFKSSIKKCYKCNGLNHIAKYCRQKSAERNYFKDRIEEKPKTNTGNHSRNNQRCSICKKTNHAERDCYFRKNKTAATGRYTDEKRDHFKFLEGSRSQNGLYVIDMKKTNTLESLLTTNRDTIQWHRKLGHLSFANMQKLINISEGMNSISKFNNNPEICDICIKAKQTRNPFNGERDRASKPLEIIHTDVCGPIEPTTWDGMKYFITFLDDFTHFAAVFPIRGKHEVTEIVKSYLKQCQAKWERKVVKLRCDNGREYANKELQDWCKNNGTILDFTVPYSPQLNGKAERLNRTILEKALSLDSKINKVMWGEAVRTAIYLINRSPTTTSDKTQAENWIKKKPDLTNLQIFGCDAHAKELGYLKKLDERSKKYTMVGYSTNGYRLWDEYKKRIIIVRDVIFKNTSETEEEPINESKTSRAIIRTEHNEINDVLNTNKQLADLLTKQLSNVEMFRGIRGDTWYA from the exons atggaagacatAATTACCGGAAAGAACGTACCTGACTCAAGTTGGTCAGAAGCCAAAAGGCAGGAATGGGAACTTCTTGACACAAAAGTGCAAAAGGCAATAATCTTGTCGATTGATAGAAAAATGCTAATGCATCTCCTAAATTGTAAAACTTCAAGAGAGATGCTTGATAAATTAACATCGATATACGGGAAGGATACCGAACAAAAGAAGTGTGCACTGCTACAAGAATTTTTCAACTATTCTTTCGTAAAAGAGAGTGATATAGCAACACACGTGAGCACCCTTGAAAATCTGCCTTGTAGATTACATTCATTAAATCAAACGATAGATGACACAATGCTAATCACAAAAATACTAGCCACGTTACCTGCTCAATACGTACATTTCGCTAGTGCTTGGGATTCCACGCCATTAGCAGAAAAAACGTTAAGTAATCTTATAGCTAGATTGCAACGTGAGGAAAACCGGTTAAAATTAGAGGAAACCGCGCAAGAAAATCTGGCCTTCAAgtcgtcaattaaaaaatgctacaaatgtaATGGTCTTAATCATATAGCAAAGTATTGTAGGCAAAAATCAGCAGAACGTAATTATTTCAAAGACAGAATCGAGGAAAAACCTAAAACAAATACGGGAAATCACTCAAGAAATAATCAGAGGTGCAGTATCTGTAAAAAAACCAACCACGCTGAGAGAGATTGTtattttaggaaaaataaaactgcagCAACAGGTAGATATACTGATGAAAAG AGGGATCACTTCAAATTCCTTGAAGGATCACGAAGTCAGAACGGGCTGTACGTCATAGACATGAAAAAAACAAACACCTTGGAAAGTCTGTTGACAACAAACAGAGACACCATACAATGGCACCGAAAATTAGGACACCTCAGCTTCGCAAACAtgcaaaaactaataaatataagcGAAGGTATGAATTCAATATCTAAATTCAATAATAATCCGGAAATTTGCGATATATGCATAAAGGCTAAGCAAACACGCAATCCATTtaacggagagagagatagagcgtcGAAACCTTTGGAAATTATCCATACAGACGTATGTGGTCCCATAGAACCCACCACTTGGGATGGGATGAAATACTTTATAACTTTTCTCGACGACTTTACTCACTTTGCTGCCGTTTTTCCCATAAGGGGTAAACACGAGGTAACCGAAATAGTAAAATCATACTTAAAACAGTGTCAAGCAAAATGGGAGAGGAAAGTAGTAAAACTAAGGTGCGATAATGGCAGAGAATACGCCAACAAAGAATTACAggattggtgcaaaaataatggaacaatcTTAGACTTTACAGTACCGTATTCGCCGCAGCTAAACGGTAAAGCAGAAAGGCTGAATCGTACTATTTTAGAAAAAGCTCTATCGTtagattcaaaaataaataaagtaatgtgGGGTGAAGCAGTTCGAACGGCAATATATCTAATAAATAGAAGTCCTACAACTACAAGCGATAAAACGCAAGCAGAAAATTGGATAAAGAAAAAACCTGATCTTACTAATTTACAAATCTTTGGCTGTGACGCCCACGCAAAAGAACTgggatatttaaagaaattagacgaaagaagtaaaaaatatactatggtAGGATATTCCACCAATGGATACCGCCTATGGGacgaatataaaaaaagaataataattgtaagagACGTAATATTCAAAAATACCAGCGAAACTGAAGAGGAGCCAATTAACGAAAGTAAAACCTCAAGAGCAATAATTAGGACagaacacaatgaaattaatgatgtaCTGAATACTAACAAGCAACTTGCAGACTTACTAACAAAACAgctaagtaat GTTGAGATGTTCCGGGGTATTCGGGGAGACACTTGGTACGCGTAG